The genomic window ATGAAGCAAGAAAAGAAAAATTAAAAATATGGAAAAAATTAAAAAATTTGAGATATGTTGATTATGCAAAAATTGGTAAAAAAAGCAGGGATTTTGATTTAAGAAAAATAAGGGCAATTGCTGATTATCAATTTGGAAAGGGTGCGGGAAATATTCTTTTTAAAGGAAAAATAGAAATAATCAAATCCAAAAAAACAGGAAAAATAAGGAATGTTATATGCAATGGCAAGCATGTTGTTTCAATGCGTGCTTCGGATGGTTTCTTTACCCTTAAAAAAGAGGGAGGGAAAATATTGCATAATTATTTTGCACAGCCAAAAATGAGAGTATATGTCGCAACTGAGGCAATACCGTTTATAAAAGATGGAAAAAATGTTTTTGCAAAATTTGTCTTGGATGCATGCAAGGAATTGAGACCATATGATGAGGCATTGATAGTAAGCGAGAAAGATGAGCTTATTGCAGTTGGACAATGTATGCTTAACAGAGAGGAAATGATTGATTTTGAAAGAGGTATTGCTGTTATAACGAGAGAGGCAATTTAATTTATATTTGGAAATATTTATAGAATATGAAATGCTCATATTGCAAAAAAGAAATAGAAGAATATGAAATTTTTAAGGATGGCAAATACTGGCATAAAGAATGTTTTAGAAAGCATTTAAGGGAGAAAGGTTGCTAATATCCTTGCTCCATAGTTATCGACTTTGCAAACATAATATTCGTATTTTGAGAAAAATTTCTCCATTTTTTTATTATAAATTGCAAAAACAGAATTTCCGATCATGCACATCGATGCCTTTCCTATTTTGTTTGCATATTTTAAAATTCTTTTCATTTTTTCATTCATAAGTCCGCTGTTTTCTGCAAAATAAAGAGATAAATCAAAAAAATTATTTATATCTGGCTTACTGGTAATATTCTTCAAACATTCTCTTCCAATATCATTTATAACATCCCTTCTATTTTCATCTATGAGTATGCTTTTTGTATGAATTTTTTCCCCAATTATCGCTACAATTATTTTCCTATGCAAATCAATCTTCTTAATTTCCCCATACAAACCCTCTTTCAACCTTATTTCCATTCCTCCAAGCAAAGAAGTAACAACATCCCCCAGTCCAGTGCCACTTTCTACCTCTGCGATATGCGCCGCCTTTATTGCCTCCGATTTTTCAATTTTTAAAAGATGTGATGCCGCCAGGCAGGAAGAAAGAGTGGAGCTTGCACTGATACCGAATCCCTGGGAAAAAGGCAGCTGATTTTTAATCTTCACCCTTATTCCGCTCGCAATTTTTTTTAAGGCAATTGAGGTGACTTCACCGTCTCCAACATTTCCTTCAACAATTGTTTTTTTCCCGTAAATTTTTTCAGCTGTTGCATAACTCCCCAATGAGATGCATAAACCCGCTCCTCTTGATCCACTCTTTTCGCAATTTTCTTTTAAAAATATCTCGAAGAAACCTGTTATATGGGCTGGAGCAAAAGCAATTACTCTCATATCAAATCAACTATATTTTTGGCAATCTCCTCTTTCTTGCCCTTAACTTTTTCTATCAGTCCTTCTTTCCCTATTATCCATATTTCGGCGTAATCACTTCCTATGGTATTAAGCTTATTTCCTATTATGTAATCTATTCCATCTTCTTTCAATCTCCTATATGCTTTCTCAAAAATATTTTTTTCATCCAATTTAAAGCCAATAACAATTTTTCCTATCTTCTTTAACATTGGATTTATTCTTGGAGAGGGGGTAAGAGATATACTAATCTTTTTTCCACTCTCTATTTTGCCTTTTCTTTTCTTTACAACAAAGTCTGAAATTGCAGCACAATTTATTACCGCATCATATTTTTTTGCTTTTTTAATTAGGTTAATAATATCTTTTACACTGGAAAACCTTTTATTTGGAATAAATGGAAGGCCATCCATTCCACCAAACCATGTTTCAACGCTTGCCCCTCTTTCATAGGCTTCTATTGAAATTGCTTTTGCCATTTTTCCAGAAGAAAGATTTGTTAGAACTCTTACATCATCTATTGCCTCGCAGGTTGAGCCACCTATAACAAGCACTTTTTTTCCTTCTTTATCTTTTCCTCTTAACTCCCTTATAACTGCCTCAACTATCTCTTCATTGCCTGCCATTTTTGCTTTTTCTTCTTCAATTTTTGGAGAGATAAACTTAATTCCTTTTTCAGCACATTTTTTTATATTTTCTTCTATGAATTTATTCTTAAACATTCTTTCATGCATTGATGGTGCAATCATGATTTTATTTTCGAAAGTAAGAGCAAAAGTAGTTAGAGCATTATCGGCAATTCCATTTGCAATTTTGGAAATTGTATTTGCTGTACATGGAGCAATTAAAAATAAATCTGCGTCATAAGAAACATGCTCTACATCACCCGTCAATTCAACTATTGCATCATTTCCAGTTGCAAATTTCATTGCTTCTGGATGCAATATGTTGCAAGCATCTTCTGTCATTATCGGAAAAACATCCGCTCCATGCCTTATAAGTTCGCGGGCTATTTTTACACATTCAACCGCGGAAATGCTACCTGTAATTCCAAGAGCAATTTTCTTATTCCATAATTTTTTACTCTTTTCTCCTTTTATTTTTTCACTCGGATGCACGCAATTAATAATTTTTGGATAAATAAATTTAATGAAAAATCTTTATCCATATAATAAACTAAAAAATAAGCTTAAAAAATTATAAAAGAAATGAGCTGATATTGGTGCAAAAATGTTTTTAAATTTATACATTAAGAAACCTAAAAGAATTCCAAAAAGGAATGGCATTAAAAATTGAAAGATTGTTTTATATTCAATGTGAGCTATTGCAAAAATTATAGATGTTAAAAAAATTGAATAAACACCTATTTTTTCCTGAAGCAAATTTTGAATTATTCCCCTATAAAAAGTTTCCTCGCTTATCGACGATATAACTGGTATGAGGAACAAAAGAAATAAGTTTCCTTTTACAATTTCAACAATTTTCTCCGCCAGCGGGTTGCTTTCTTTATATCCTATAATAAATAAAAAAATTCCCTGTAAAAAAATAAAGATTAGAGTTGCTGAAATTGCAATAGATACCGATTTTATGGCTCCCTCTTTTCTGAAATAAAGATTATTCAAAACATTTCCTTCATAATAAAGATAAGCAAAAACGATTGAGGGAATAAACATTATTAAAAAATTTAATATTAAACCAGAAATTAAACCATAATAGGAAATTTCAACATCTAAATTAACAAAAAAACTTAGCACTACTGAAGAATATATAATAGCCAGGGCAAAGAATAGAACCAGATAAGCGATAATTTTTTTCATGGATAGAAAAGTTTTATATCCTTTTTTACTTTACGATTTTTAGGGCCCGTGGGGTAGCCTGGTATCCTTTTGGCCTTGGGAGCCAGAGACTCCGGTTC from Thermoplasmatales archaeon includes these protein-coding regions:
- the coaBC gene encoding bifunctional phosphopantothenoylcysteine decarboxylase/phosphopantothenate--cysteine ligase CoaBC; this translates as MHPSEKIKGEKSKKLWNKKIALGITGSISAVECVKIARELIRHGADVFPIMTEDACNILHPEAMKFATGNDAIVELTGDVEHVSYDADLFLIAPCTANTISKIANGIADNALTTFALTFENKIMIAPSMHERMFKNKFIEENIKKCAEKGIKFISPKIEEEKAKMAGNEEIVEAVIRELRGKDKEGKKVLVIGGSTCEAIDDVRVLTNLSSGKMAKAISIEAYERGASVETWFGGMDGLPFIPNKRFSSVKDIINLIKKAKKYDAVINCAAISDFVVKKRKGKIESGKKISISLTPSPRINPMLKKIGKIVIGFKLDEKNIFEKAYRRLKEDGIDYIIGNKLNTIGSDYAEIWIIGKEGLIEKVKGKKEEIAKNIVDLI
- a CDS encoding CPBP family intramembrane metalloprotease; this translates as MKKIIAYLVLFFALAIIYSSVVLSFFVNLDVEISYYGLISGLILNFLIMFIPSIVFAYLYYEGNVLNNLYFRKEGAIKSVSIAISATLIFIFLQGIFLFIIGYKESNPLAEKIVEIVKGNLFLLFLIPVISSISEETFYRGIIQNLLQEKIGVYSIFLTSIIFAIAHIEYKTIFQFLMPFLFGILLGFLMYKFKNIFAPISAHFFYNFLSLFFSLLYG